TCTACACACTTTTCCTGAAAAGCCCTATAAGTGATTTGCCAACGTTCAGTAAAGAAAATAGAATCACCGGGTTGAGCGAGCTTATTACTAAAAACAGTTTTATTCTCAACACGCTTACGTTTTTTGCATAACTTTCGCGCAAAAACATTTGCAATAGCTTGAAGGAGAATCTGGTCCTCAATGCCAAGAAGTGATATCGGGCGCTGGAGTCCGGATGGTTTCGGGAGATAGATTCGAACAGAATGATTTGGTTTCCATACCTTAGCAATCAGCTTCTTGTGCAAATCGCTAAGATTTTCATCTGCAGCACTCTCGTAAACAAGGTAAAGCTCGCGAAAAAATCGCTTATATTGGAGGTTCCGGCCAGTATTTATTCGCCTCCATGCAAGTTTGAGGTTCTTTATTGATACAAGAGATTCCCAACGCATCACATTTCCATTCAGATATTACTCAATTCAAACACTTTCGCCTGACCTTCCATTTCCTCTAGTGACATGTCAAGATTGACATAATACTATCGCAAACATTCCGCCTAAAACCGCTCCAACAAGGGTTTGCCATTTCTCGAGAATCAAAATCGTTTCTGGCATGATAGGGTAATCCTGAGACATCGAATGGTTTTTAACTCACTCAGCCCTCATTTCACTCCAAACAGGAATACATTAATAGCCGCACGGCATAATGGTCATGTCAGTCTGCAGCGCGTTATCAGGCGGAAATGACCTCTCTCTATACGGCTCAAGAATGTGTGGCCTTGTCAAGCGTCTGCTCCAACTCGGCGCGGCTTATCGTCTTTTGTTCGCGTCGGTCGGTTATCAGTCGCCAGAATTTGTCACTGCTTCCCAACTGTAGCTGCTCGGTATCCAATCCCTCGACACCCACGATTAATGCAATCGGCTTGCCGTCACGCATGATGACCACGCGCTCATGTTGAGCCTCTTGGACGCAGACATCCATTGTGGCCTGCGAAAGGTTCACGATTTTCATATAATTTCCTCCGTCGTTTTATGCGGCGGCTTGCGCCTAATCGCACGAATACTCACGATCGCCTGCTCCTCATCAACATCATAAAACACACGAAACACCCCGATTCGCAACTCCCAAACTGTTTCAATATGGCCCCAGGGGGGCACCAATCCGATTATCATCTTTTTATGCCGGGTAGGTTTGGCGGGTTGATAAGTCAGTTGCGCTTCGATGCGATCCAAAAGACACGACCGTTCGTATGCCCGTAGCTGGGCTAAATCCTCTTTGACACTTTCAGCATATTCGATTCTCATCCCTTTTGCCATACGGTTCTGTAGACCTCACAGATAATCAAATATAAATCAACATTCGATCTGCACAATTAATCCACCAGCGCGAGTGTACGTTCCAATATCTTTCCGCTCATTAAAGGTATTGTTCCATAAAAATACATCATATAGCGGCATCCTGCAATATGACAATAAACACGAGTTTTGGTACCAGCAGATATTTCTTCTAGTCCGCTCTCTCATATAATTGATTTCTTTATTGACAGTTCTGCACCATGGGGTGTCATGCCCGTCAGCATGACACCCCTCTCTTTTACGTTTTTCAGAACTCTTTTATTATACCGCGGCATCCCTAATTTTATGTATCTCCTTCACCATGCCTTCCGGCAGTTGTTCGGGCGTGTGTTCTTTGAGGATTCTTTTTACTTCCTCGTTGAGCCGGACGCCGAGCGTTTTTTCTCCCTCTCGATGCCA
This Candidatus Latescibacter sp. DNA region includes the following protein-coding sequences:
- a CDS encoding type II toxin-antitoxin system RelE/ParE family toxin — protein: MAKGMRIEYAESVKEDLAQLRAYERSCLLDRIEAQLTYQPAKPTRHKKMIIGLVPPWGHIETVWELRIGVFRVFYDVDEEQAIVSIRAIRRKPPHKTTEEII